ACGATGCAGCGCGACGGATCGCGAACCGCGCCCGCAAGGCGCTGGCGCAACTCTTCGACGATGTCGACGTGCTGCTGACATTCTCCGCGCCGGGCGCTGCGCCGAAGGGATTGGCCTCGACCGGCGATCCCCGCTTCAACCGGCTGTGGACGCTGATGGGCGTGCCTTGCGTCAACGTTCCCGCCTACGTGGCGGACGGCGGCTTGCCGGTGGGTGTGCAGGTGATCGCGCGGTTCGGCAATGATACGGGAGCGCTGGAGGCGGCGCGGTTTGTGGAAGAGGCGCTGAGGCGGTGATGAAGGTGCCCGTCATTCCGGGACACGCGTCTTCGCGTGGACCCGGAATCTGGAGGTTGGGGAACGAGATTCCGGGTTCGCGCTAACGCGCGCCCTCAGACGCGCCAATTGGCGCGTCGGGGAATGACGACTACGTTTTCACTTCTCCCCGATCCGTCCCTCGGTGCCCGCCTGCAACCGCTTGATGTTTTCGCGGTGCATGTAGAACAGCAGCAAGGTCAGCACGGCGAACAATGAGGCCAGCGCGAGGTGGCCGAACCACCACAGGAAAATCGGCGTGACGAAGCTGGCGACCAGCGCCGACAGCGACGAGTAGCGCGTCGTCGCGGCGGTCCCAAGCCACAACACGCAGAACACCACGGCGGCCGGCCAGAACAGGCCGATCAGCACGCCGATATAAACAGCGACGCCCTTGCCGCCCTTGAACTTCAGCCAGACCGGGAACAGGTGGCCGAGGAACGCGCCGAGCCCCGCCAGCATCGCGGCGTTGGGGCCGCCGAAATAGCCTGATATCACCACCGCGACCGTGCCCTTCAGCATGTCGCAGAGCAGCGTCGCTGCGGCGAGGCCCTTGCGGCCGGTGCGCAGCACATTGGTGGCGCCGATATTGCCGGAGCCGATCGAGCGCAGGTCCTGCGTGCCGGCGAGTTTGGTGAGGAGCAGCCCGAACGGGATCGAGCCGAGGAGATAGCCGAGGATCAAGGCCACCGGCAGCCATGCATCAGGTGACATCACCGTGCCTCCCTTTGTCGTGCAACCCGCTTGAAAACGCTCTAGACATGCTCAAACACCGTCCGGCCGCCGACGATGGTGCGCACGACGCGGCCCGAGAAGCGGGCTTCGTCGAACGGCGTGTTCTTGCACTGCGATTTGAGATCGGCGGGATCGAGCACCCACGGCGTGTCGGCATCGATCACGATCACGTCGGCCGGCGAGCCCGACCGCAGCGTTCCGCCCGGCAGCCCGAGCAGTTCGGCCGGGCGCGTCGACATCGCGCGGATCAGGGTTTTGAAATCGGTCTCGCCATTGTGGATCAGCCGCAACGCCGCCGGCAGGATGGTCTGCAGGCCGATGGCGCCATAGGCGGCTTCCGCAAACGGCAGCCGCTTGACCTCGACGTCCTGCGGATTGTGGTCGGACATCACGACGTCGATCAGGCCGGAGGCGACGGCGGCGACCAGCGCGAGGCGGTCGTCCTCGGTGCGCAGCGGCGGCGACAGCTTCAGGAATGTCCGGTAGGGGCCGATGTCGTTCTCGTTCAGGGTCAGGTGATTGATCGAGACCGAGGCGGAGACCGCGAGGCCCGCATCGCGCGCGCGCTTGAGGATTTCCAGCGACTCGATGCAGCTCAGCGAGGCCGCGTGATAGCGCCCGCCGGTCAGTGCGACCAGGCGCATGTCGCGCTCCAGCATCACGGCCTCGGCGGCATTGGGGATGCCGACCAGCCCGAGCCGTGCTGCGAACTCGCCCTCGTTCATGACGCCTTCGCCGACGAGGTTGGGATCTTCGGTATGGTGCACGATCAGCGCGTCGAAGTCGCGGGCATAGGTCAGCGCGCGCCGCATCACCTGCGCATTGGTGACGCTGCGGTCGCCGTCGGTGAACGCCACGGCGCCGGCGGCCTTCAGCAGGCCGATCTCGGTCATTTCTTCGCCGCGCATGCCTTTTGTCAAAGCCGCCATCGGGTGGATGTTGACGATGGCGGTGTCGCGGGCGCGGCGCAGCACGAAGTCGACCGTGGCGGAATTGTCGATCACCGGGGAAGTATCGGGCTGGCAGATGATGGTGGTGATGCCGCCGGTCGCCGCCGCCTGGCTCGCGGAGGCAAAGGTTTCGCGGTGGCTGGCGCCGGGTTCGCCGACGAAGGCGCGCATGTCGATCAGCCCGGGGGCTATGATCTTGCCGGCGCAGTTGATGATATCGGTGCCTTCGGGCACCCCTGCGGCGCCGATGCCGCGCCTGGAATCGCGGATCACCCCGTCGGCGATCAGGACGTCGCCGGGGCCGTCGAAATCCCTGGAGGGATCGACCACGCGGGCATTGGCGAGCAGGATCGGGCGGCGGTCGGTCAGCATGGCCTCACGCGTTCGGCAGGTTGCGGGCGAGCGCTTCGAGCACTGCCATCCGCACCGCCACTCCCATTTCCACCTGTTCGCGGATCAGCGATTGGGCGCCGTCCGCCACGATCGAGTCGATTTCGACGCCGCGGTTCATCGGCCCCGGATGCATCACCAGCGCGTCGGGCTTGGCGTAGGCGAGCTTCTTCTGGTCGAGGCCGAAATAGTGGAAATATTCGCCCGACGACGGCACGAACGAGCCGTTCATGCGCTCGCGCTGCAGCCGCAGCATCATCACGATGTCGGCGCCGTTCAGCCCCTCGCGCATGTCGCGGGCCACTTCGACGCCCATCCGCTCGATGCCGCGCGGCAGCAGGGTGGAGGGCGCGACCACGCGTACCCGGGCGCCCATGATGTTGAGCAGGAGGATATTGGAGCGCGCCACCCGCGAATGCATGACGTCGCCGCAGATCGCGACCACCAGCCCTTCGAGCCGGCCCTTGTTGCGGCGGATGGTGAGGGCGTCGAGCAGCGCTTGCGTGGGGTGTTCATGGGCGCCGTCGCCGGCGTTGATCACGGAGCCGTCGACCTTGCGCGCCAGCAGTTCCACCGCGCCGGAGGCATGGTGCCGGACCACCAGGATGTCCGGGTGCATGGCGTTCAGGGTGACCGCGGTATCGACCAGGGTTTCGCCCTTGCGCATCGAGGAGGACGACACCGACATGTTCATGACGTCGGCGCCGAGCCGTTTGCCGGCGATCTCGAACGAGGACTGGGTGCGGGTCGAAGCCTCGAAGAACAGGTTGATCTGGGTGCGGCCGCGAAGCGAGGTCCGCTTCTTGTCGACCTGGCGGTTGAGCTCGACATATTCTTCGGAAAGGTCGAGCAGGCCGGTGATGTCGGCAGCGGAAAGGCCCTCGATTCCCAGCAGATGCCGGTGACCGAGGACGAAGGTCGATTTCGATGCAGGGGTCATTAAAGCGAGAGCTATAGGCAGGGTTGGCGCGCGGGGCAAGCGCGAATAGGTACCTTGCGAGTTATCCCCCGATCTGTCCGCGGGGAGGGTAAAGAGGGTTGCCGCAATGTCGCCGCGTTCGGCGCGCGGGAAGGCATAGGATGCAGAAATTGAAGCTGATTGCGGCGATCGCGTTAACCGGTTTTGCCTTGGTTGGCTCCTTGGCTGGCTCCTTGGCTGGCTCCTTGGCCGCCGGCCCGGCGGCTGCGGCCGCGCAGGCCTTGCCCGGCGGCTTCGTGTTCCTGCGCGACATCGATCCGACCATCCTGCAGGACATCCGCTACGCCGGGTCGAATAATTTCGTTGGCCGGCGGCTGGCGGGCTACGAGGCGGGCGAATGCGTGGTGAAGCGCCAGGTCGGTTTGGCGCTGAAGAGCGTCCAGCAGGAACTGGCCAGGCAAAGACTGTCGCTGAAAATGCTGGACTGCTACCGCCCGGCGCGGGCGTCGCACGACATGGTGGTGTGGGCGCAGAACGGCCGGGAGACGCCGGCCGAGCGGCGCTACAACCCGGCCATTCCCAAGAAGGATCTGTTCCGGCTCGGCTATATCGCCGAGCGCTCCCAGCATTCGACCGGGGCAGCCCTCGACCTGACCCTGGTCGATCTGGCGGCCGACAATTCTGCCGCTTTCGATCCCGCCAGGGCCTATGCCGACTGCACCGCTGCCGTCAGCGCCCGCGCGCCGGAAGGCAGCGTCGACATGGGCACCGGCTACGACTGCTCCGACGCCAAGTCGCACGCCGCCGCGCGCTCGATCGCGCCGGATCAGCGCCGCTGGCGCAACACGCTGGTGGCCGCGATGGCGAAGCAAGGTTTTGTGAACTATTCGAAGGAGTGGTGGCATTTTTCAATGCCGGGCGCGGGCGGACCCGCATATGATTTTCCGATCACGCGGCGTGCCAGGTAGCAAAGCTCGTCATTGCGAGCGCTCGCAATGACGGCCTCCCCAATCGGACTGGTTCCGTCGTAGAATGGTTGCCAATCCAAGGAACGACTCATGACCCAGCCTTCCTTCGCGACCCATGAAGTGTTCAACCAGTCGCCGCCGTTTTGCGATGTCGACCTGTTCACCGCAGACCGGCCGCTGGTCGAGGCGGTCGCCGCCAATGGCGGGGCCTCGGCCCAGAAGGAACTGTCCGAATTCGGCCAGCACTGGGGTTCCGCCGCGATGGCGGAGCGGGGCCGCATCGCCAACGAGAACACGCCGAAACTGCGGACCTTCGATTCCCGCGGCAACCGCCGCGACGAAGTCGAGTTTCATCCGGCCTATCACGAGCTGATGGCGCACAGCGCCCATGGCGGCGTGCACAATTCGACCTGGGACGCGCAGGGCCGGCCGGCCGGCGGCGCGTCGGAAGTCGTGCGCGCGGCGAAATTCTACATCGCGGCGCAGGTCGAGACCGGCCATCTCTGCCCGGTCACCATGACGCGGGCCTCGGTGGCGGCGCTGGCGGCGCAGCCGGATCTGCTCGCGAGGACCATGCCCGTGATCGGCACCCGCGCCTACGATCCGACCTTCGCGCCGTGGTGGACCAAGCGGGGCATGACGCTCGGCATGGGCATGACCGAGAAGCAAGGCGGCACCGACGTGCGCTCCAACATGACCCGCGCCGAACGGGACGGCGACGGCTATCGCATCACCGGCCACAAGTGGTTCATGTCGGCGCCGATGTGCGACGCGTTCCTGGTGCTGGCGCAGGCGGAAGAAGGCCTGACCTGTTTCTTCATGCCGCGCTTCAAGCCCGACGGCTCGATCAACGCGGTCCAGTTCCAGCGGCTGAAGGACAAGCTCGGCAACCGCTCCAATGCTTCCTCCGAGGTGGAATTCGTCGGCGCCCATGCGACGCGGGTCGGCGACGAGGGCACGGGCATTCGTACCATCATCCAGATGGTACAGCTGACCCGGCAGGACTGCGCGATTGCGTCCGCCGGCCTGATGCGTTCGGGGCTGGCGCATGCGCTGCATCACGCCCGTCATCGCAGCGTGTTCCAGAAACACCTCGCCGACCAGCCGCTGATGCAATCGGTGTTGTCAGACATGGCGCTGCACGTCGAAGCGTCGATCGCGCTGGTGATGCGGCTCTGCCGCGCCTTCGATCAGGCGCCAAACGATCCGGGCGAGGCGGCCTATATGCGGCTGCTGACGCCGGCGATCAAATACTGGGTGTGCAAATGCGCGCCGGGATTTCTCTACGAGGCGATGGAGTGCCTCGGCGGCAACGGCTATGTCGAGGAGGGCATCCTGGCGCGGCACTATCGGGAGTCGCCGGTCAATGCGATCTGGGAAGGCTCCGGCAATGTGATGTGCCTCGACGTGTTGCGCGCGCTGTCGCGCGAGGGCGAGGCGGCCGGGGCGGTGCTGCAAGGGCTCGCCGACGAGGCCAAGGGCCTGCCCGGCGCCGGCGACGCGGTCGCGTTCATCGCCAGGGCCTTCCGCCGTCCGGACGGCGAGCGGGTCGCAAGGCTCGCAGTCGAGAGGCTGGCGCTGCTGGCGGCGGCGGTGGCGCTCAATAAAGTGTCGCCGCGCCATGCCGAATTGTTCGCGGCGACCCGTCTCGCCGGCAATCACGCCAGCATGTACGGCGCGGTCGATCTCGCCAATGACGATGTCCGCAGGTTGCTGGAGCGGGCCTTGCCTTGATGATGGATTCCCTCGATCCCGCCGGTCCGCCGGTCACGGTGAGGCCTGCCCGGCACGCGCCACGAATCTGGAAGTTCTGGGGCACCGCGCTGTGGGGCCTGTTCATCTTCGCCGCGCTGTTCGTGGGACAGATCGCGGTCGTGGCCTGGTTCGTGCTGCGGCGGGAAGGGCCGATCGACATCGTCGCCGCTATCCACGTGCTCGGCGGCGGCCTCACCATCTCGCTCTCGGTGATCACGGGGGTGCCGGCCGCGCTCGGCGCGATGTGGATCGCCACTCACCGGTCGCGCACGCCGTTTGCCGAATACCTCGCGCTGCGTTGGAGCACGTGGGGCAATCTGGCGATCGGCGTCGGCGCGCTGTTCGTGCTGGTCGTCGGATGGGACCTGCTGTCGCGCGCGCTTGGCCGCGAAGTCGCGCCGGGTTTCATGGTCGACGTGCTGAAATCGGCGCGCGCCGATGGCGCGTTGTGGCTCCTGATCGTCGCGTTCTGCGTCGCCGCGCCGGTCTCGGAGGAATTCTTTGCCCGCGGCTTTCTCTACCGCGGCTGGTCGGAATCGTTTCTCGGGGTTCCCGGCGCCATTCTGCTGTCGTCGCTGGTATGGACCGCGCTGCACCTGCAGTACGACTGGTTCTTCTTCGCCGAAGTGTTTTCGATCGGGCTATTGCTCGGCTGGCTCCGCTATCGCAACGGTTCGACCTGGCTGACGGTGGTCGTGCACGGCCTCAACAATCTCGCCGCGACGCTGCAGAGCATGTGGCTCGCGGCGTACGGATAGGGCGCTCTCTTACGCCACCAGCGCAATCGCGATCGGCATGGTGATGGCCGCAAGGATGGTCTGCAGCGTGATGATCTGCGCCAATAGCGGTGCGTCGCCGCCCATCTGGCGGGCCAGCACGTAGGCGCTCGACGATGTCGGCACCGAGGTGCAGCACACTACGACCACGAGATTGGGCCCTGAGACCTCAAACAGCAGCGCCAGCGCCACCGCGACCGCCGGCATCAGGACCAGCTTGAGGAAGATGGTCAGCGCCGCCGGGGCGCTGGGGCGGAACAGTCCTTCGAGGTGCAGGCCGGCTCCGGTGACCAGCAGGCCGATCGCCAGCGACGAACTGCCGAGGGCGCTGGCGACTTCGTGCCAGACGCGCGGCAGCGGCAGATGCGACAGGTTGATGGCAAGGCCGATCGCGCAGGCCCAGATCAGGGGATTGCGCACCACGGTCATGGCGATGGTGCGGATCGACTGCTTGTCCGGTGAGGCGTAGTGCGCCAGCACGGTAACGCTGAGCACATTGACCAGCGGGATGATCGCCACCATCGCCACCGAGGCCAGCGCGAGGCCGAGATTGCCGTAGAGATTTCCGGCGACCGCGAGCGCGACATAGGTCTGCCAGCGCGTCGCGCCCTGAAAGATCGAGGTGAAAGCCGGGCCGTCGACCATGCCCTTGGCGGCCAGCAAGGGCCGCAGGGCCAGGCACAGTCCCGACATCAGCAGCGCCGACAGCAGCAGCGCGCCACCGACGCCGGCGACCGGCACCGTTGCCAGGTCCGCCTTGGCCACGGTCTCGATCAAGAGGGCCGGGAACAGCACGTAATAGACCAGCCGTTCGAGGCCGTGCCATTGCGTCTCCAGCCGCATCAGGCTTCGCTTCAGGCCGAAACCCATCACGATCAGCAGGAAAACCGGCGCCAGCGCGCCGAGAACGACACCCATCGCCAGCTACCCCTCGCGCGTTTCGCGCAAGTTCGCCAGCCGGTCCAGCGCGCCCTGCAGGATGTAGATCGCGGCGTGTTCGTCGATCACCTCGGCGCGCCGGGCGCGACTCATGTCCA
The genomic region above belongs to Bradyrhizobium sediminis and contains:
- a CDS encoding M15 family metallopeptidase → MQKLKLIAAIALTGFALVGSLAGSLAGSLAAGPAAAAAQALPGGFVFLRDIDPTILQDIRYAGSNNFVGRRLAGYEAGECVVKRQVGLALKSVQQELARQRLSLKMLDCYRPARASHDMVVWAQNGRETPAERRYNPAIPKKDLFRLGYIAERSQHSTGAALDLTLVDLAADNSAAFDPARAYADCTAAVSARAPEGSVDMGTGYDCSDAKSHAAARSIAPDQRRWRNTLVAAMAKQGFVNYSKEWWHFSMPGAGGPAYDFPITRRAR
- a CDS encoding AEC family transporter, with product MGVVLGALAPVFLLIVMGFGLKRSLMRLETQWHGLERLVYYVLFPALLIETVAKADLATVPVAGVGGALLLSALLMSGLCLALRPLLAAKGMVDGPAFTSIFQGATRWQTYVALAVAGNLYGNLGLALASVAMVAIIPLVNVLSVTVLAHYASPDKQSIRTIAMTVVRNPLIWACAIGLAINLSHLPLPRVWHEVASALGSSSLAIGLLVTGAGLHLEGLFRPSAPAALTIFLKLVLMPAVAVALALLFEVSGPNLVVVVCCTSVPTSSSAYVLARQMGGDAPLLAQIITLQTILAAITMPIAIALVA
- a CDS encoding dihydroorotase, whose amino-acid sequence is MLTDRRPILLANARVVDPSRDFDGPGDVLIADGVIRDSRRGIGAAGVPEGTDIINCAGKIIAPGLIDMRAFVGEPGASHRETFASASQAAATGGITTIICQPDTSPVIDNSATVDFVLRRARDTAIVNIHPMAALTKGMRGEEMTEIGLLKAAGAVAFTDGDRSVTNAQVMRRALTYARDFDALIVHHTEDPNLVGEGVMNEGEFAARLGLVGIPNAAEAVMLERDMRLVALTGGRYHAASLSCIESLEILKRARDAGLAVSASVSINHLTLNENDIGPYRTFLKLSPPLRTEDDRLALVAAVASGLIDVVMSDHNPQDVEVKRLPFAEAAYGAIGLQTILPAALRLIHNGETDFKTLIRAMSTRPAELLGLPGGTLRSGSPADVIVIDADTPWVLDPADLKSQCKNTPFDEARFSGRVVRTIVGGRTVFEHV
- a CDS encoding CPBP family intramembrane glutamic endopeptidase, yielding MDSLDPAGPPVTVRPARHAPRIWKFWGTALWGLFIFAALFVGQIAVVAWFVLRREGPIDIVAAIHVLGGGLTISLSVITGVPAALGAMWIATHRSRTPFAEYLALRWSTWGNLAIGVGALFVLVVGWDLLSRALGREVAPGFMVDVLKSARADGALWLLIVAFCVAAPVSEEFFARGFLYRGWSESFLGVPGAILLSSLVWTALHLQYDWFFFAEVFSIGLLLGWLRYRNGSTWLTVVVHGLNNLAATLQSMWLAAYG
- a CDS encoding aspartate carbamoyltransferase catalytic subunit — its product is MTPASKSTFVLGHRHLLGIEGLSAADITGLLDLSEEYVELNRQVDKKRTSLRGRTQINLFFEASTRTQSSFEIAGKRLGADVMNMSVSSSSMRKGETLVDTAVTLNAMHPDILVVRHHASGAVELLARKVDGSVINAGDGAHEHPTQALLDALTIRRNKGRLEGLVVAICGDVMHSRVARSNILLLNIMGARVRVVAPSTLLPRGIERMGVEVARDMREGLNGADIVMMLRLQRERMNGSFVPSSGEYFHYFGLDQKKLAYAKPDALVMHPGPMNRGVEIDSIVADGAQSLIREQVEMGVAVRMAVLEALARNLPNA
- a CDS encoding acyl-CoA dehydrogenase family protein; its protein translation is MTQPSFATHEVFNQSPPFCDVDLFTADRPLVEAVAANGGASAQKELSEFGQHWGSAAMAERGRIANENTPKLRTFDSRGNRRDEVEFHPAYHELMAHSAHGGVHNSTWDAQGRPAGGASEVVRAAKFYIAAQVETGHLCPVTMTRASVAALAAQPDLLARTMPVIGTRAYDPTFAPWWTKRGMTLGMGMTEKQGGTDVRSNMTRAERDGDGYRITGHKWFMSAPMCDAFLVLAQAEEGLTCFFMPRFKPDGSINAVQFQRLKDKLGNRSNASSEVEFVGAHATRVGDEGTGIRTIIQMVQLTRQDCAIASAGLMRSGLAHALHHARHRSVFQKHLADQPLMQSVLSDMALHVEASIALVMRLCRAFDQAPNDPGEAAYMRLLTPAIKYWVCKCAPGFLYEAMECLGGNGYVEEGILARHYRESPVNAIWEGSGNVMCLDVLRALSREGEAAGAVLQGLADEAKGLPGAGDAVAFIARAFRRPDGERVARLAVERLALLAAAVALNKVSPRHAELFAATRLAGNHASMYGAVDLANDDVRRLLERALP
- the plsY gene encoding glycerol-3-phosphate 1-O-acyltransferase PlsY, whose protein sequence is MSPDAWLPVALILGYLLGSIPFGLLLTKLAGTQDLRSIGSGNIGATNVLRTGRKGLAAATLLCDMLKGTVAVVISGYFGGPNAAMLAGLGAFLGHLFPVWLKFKGGKGVAVYIGVLIGLFWPAAVVFCVLWLGTAATTRYSSLSALVASFVTPIFLWWFGHLALASLFAVLTLLLFYMHRENIKRLQAGTEGRIGEK